From the Salvelinus fontinalis isolate EN_2023a chromosome 35, ASM2944872v1, whole genome shotgun sequence genome, one window contains:
- the LOC129834940 gene encoding uncharacterized protein slr1819-like: MYIVTLNGTLLNGTLLNGTLLNGTLMNGTLMNGTLLNGTLMNGTLMNGTLMNGTLMNGTLLNGTLLNGTLLNGTLMNGTLLNGTLMNGTLLNGTLLNGTLLNGTLLNGTLMNGTLMNGTLMNGTLMNGTLLNGTPMNGTLLNGTLLNGTLLNGTLLNGTLLNGALLNGTLMNGTLMNGTLMNGALLNGALMNGTLMNGTLLNGALLNGTLLNGALLNGTLLNGTLLNGALLNGTLMNGTLMNGTLLNGTLLNGTLLNGTLLNGALMNGTLMNGTLMNVFLY; this comes from the coding sequence atgtacattgttacgctGAACGGTACTCTACTGAACGGTACTCTGCTGAACGGTACCCTGCTGAACGGTACTCTGATGAACGGTACTCTGATGAACGGTACTCTGCTGAACGGTACTCTGATGAACGGTACTCTGATGAACGGTACTCTGATGAACGGTACTCTGATGAACGGTACTCTGCTGAACGGTACTCTGCTGAACGGTACCCTGCTGAACGGTACTCTGATGAACGGTACTCTGCTGAACGGTACTCTGATGAACGGTACTCTGCTGAACGGTACTCTGCTGAACGGTACTCTGCTGAACGGTACTCTGCTGAACGGTACTCTGATGAACGGTACTCTGATGAACGGTACTCTGATGAACGGTACTCTGATGAACGGTACTCTGCTGAACGGTACTCCGATGAACGGTACTCTGCTGAACGGTACTCTGCTGAACGGTACTCTACTGAACGGTACTCTGCTGAACGGTACTCTACTGAACGGTGCTCTACTGAACGGTACTCTGATGAACGGTACTCTGATGAACGGTACTCTGATGAACGGTGCTCTACTGAACGGTGCTCTGATGAACGGTACTCTGATGAACGGTACTCTACTGAACGGTGCTCTACTGAACGGTACTCTACTGAACGGTGCTCTACTGAACGGTACTCTACTGAACGGTACTCTACTGAACGGTGCTCTGCTGAACGGTACTCTGATGAACGGTACTCTGATGAACGGTACTCTACTGAACGGTACTCTACTGAACGGTACTCTGCTGAACGGTACTCTGCTGAACGGTGCTCTGATGAACGGTACTCTGATGAACGGTACTCTGATGAACGTATTTCTCTACTAG